From one Culex quinquefasciatus strain JHB chromosome 3, VPISU_Cqui_1.0_pri_paternal, whole genome shotgun sequence genomic stretch:
- the LOC6033487 gene encoding LIM homeobox transcription factor 1-beta isoform X1, which produces MIDQQQQQHGFFPMDMKCSLVTGPPSSVHGDGGGHPGMPPANENNNNLNNVINNNAGTNNNSCSGASKTSSLQQASTTTCSPVQSTTAGTTNPEASTPGTGAASNTMSMATTLCGQCCSPICDRYIMKVVDISYHENCLQCTSCAIRLMHSCFMRDGKLYCRFDYERLYGRNRCLGCGEKIGADELVMRALDNVFHLKCFICVVCGIRLQKGDQYVIKQSQLFCRPDYEKEVEMFQGYNYDDYCCDDIFQTRIDGRRGPKRPRTILTTQQRRAFKASFEVSPKPCRKIREGLAKDTGLSIRIVQVWFQNQRAKMKKIQKKQLKEGNKGNHNSNSSSKGNESQDELSENETKLSVKIKDENSRSNNYLHDSCSDTEGGINDNDSFGSRISSGAEAFKPVKEELEMDEEYFRLMNAATRFGGKAFDDAIR; this is translated from the exons ATGATtgatcaacagcagcagcagcatggaTTCT TTCCCATGGATATGAAGTGCTCGTTGGTGACCGGTCCGCCGTCGTCGGTTCATGGTGACGGTGGTGGCCACCCGGGGATGCCGCCAGCAAATGAAaataacaacaatttaaacaacGTCATCAATAACAATGCCGGCACCAATAACAATAGTTGTAGTGGCGCTAGTAAAACATCCTCTCTACAACAGGCATCAACAACAACCTGTTCACCGGTGCAATCAACCACAGCCGGAACGACCAACCCGGAAGCGTCCACGCCGGGCACGGGTGCGGCGTCAAATACGATGTCCATGGCCACCACCCTCTGCGGTCAGTGCTGCAGCCCCATCTGCGATCGATACATAATGAAAGTGGTGGACATCTCTTACCACGAGAACTGTTTGCAGTGCACATCCTGCGCCATCCGGCTGATGCATTCCTGTTTCATGCGGGACGGCAAGCTGTACTGCCGGTTCGACTATGAGAG GTTGTACGGCCGCAATCGATGTCTCGGCTGTGGCGAGAAAATTGGCGCCGATGAGCTGGTAATGCGCGCCCTCGACAACGTGTTCCATCTAAAGTGCTTCATCTGCGTCGTCTGCGGAATCCGGCTCCAGAAGGGCGATCAGTACGTCATCAAGCAGAGCCAGCTGTTCTGCCGGCCGGACTACGAGAAGGAGGTGGAAATGTTCCAGGGGTACAATTACG ATGATTACTGTTGTGATGATATATTCCAAACGCGGATCGACGGCCGACGGGGACCAAAACGGCCGCGAACCATCCTCACAACGCAGCAGCGCCGGGCCTTCAAGGCATCGTTCGAGGTGTCACCCAAGCCGTGCCGGAAGATACGCGAGGGCCTGGCCAAGGACACCGGGCTGAGCATTCGGATAGTACAG GTTTGGTTCCAAAATCAGCGTGCCAAGATGAAAAAGATCCAGAAAAAGCAGCTGAAGGAGGGCAACAAGGGCAAccacaacagcaacagcagcagcaaaggCAACGAGTCCCAGGACGAACTTTCCGAAAACGAAACCAAACTTTCGGTAAAGATTAAGGACGAAAACTCAA GATCAAATAATTATCTCCATGACAGCTGCAGTGACACCGAGGGAGGCATCAACGATAACGATTCGTTTGGGTCCCGGATCAGTTCGGGTGCGGAGGCATTCAAGCCGGTCAAGGAGGAGCTGGAAATGGACGAGGAATACTTTCGACTGATGAATGCGGCGACGAGATTTGGCGGGAAGGCGTTTGATG
- the LOC6033487 gene encoding LIM/homeobox protein LMX-1.2 isoform X2 — MIDQQQQQHGFFPMDMKCSLVTGPPSSVHGDGGGHPGMPPANENNNNLNNVINNNAGTNNNSCSGASKTSSLQQASTTTCSPVQSTTAGTTNPEASTPGTGAASNTMSMATTLCGQCCSPICDRYIMKVVDISYHENCLQCTSCAIRLMHSCFMRDGKLYCRFDYERLYGRNRCLGCGEKIGADELVMRALDNVFHLKCFICVVCGIRLQKGDQYVIKQSQLFCRPDYEKEVEMFQGYNYDDYCCDDIFQTRIDGRRGPKRPRTILTTQQRRAFKASFEVSPKPCRKIREGLAKDTGLSIRIVQVWFQNQRAKMKKIQKKQLKEGNKGNHNSNSSSKGNESQDELSENETKLSVKIKDENSSE, encoded by the exons ATGATtgatcaacagcagcagcagcatggaTTCT TTCCCATGGATATGAAGTGCTCGTTGGTGACCGGTCCGCCGTCGTCGGTTCATGGTGACGGTGGTGGCCACCCGGGGATGCCGCCAGCAAATGAAaataacaacaatttaaacaacGTCATCAATAACAATGCCGGCACCAATAACAATAGTTGTAGTGGCGCTAGTAAAACATCCTCTCTACAACAGGCATCAACAACAACCTGTTCACCGGTGCAATCAACCACAGCCGGAACGACCAACCCGGAAGCGTCCACGCCGGGCACGGGTGCGGCGTCAAATACGATGTCCATGGCCACCACCCTCTGCGGTCAGTGCTGCAGCCCCATCTGCGATCGATACATAATGAAAGTGGTGGACATCTCTTACCACGAGAACTGTTTGCAGTGCACATCCTGCGCCATCCGGCTGATGCATTCCTGTTTCATGCGGGACGGCAAGCTGTACTGCCGGTTCGACTATGAGAG GTTGTACGGCCGCAATCGATGTCTCGGCTGTGGCGAGAAAATTGGCGCCGATGAGCTGGTAATGCGCGCCCTCGACAACGTGTTCCATCTAAAGTGCTTCATCTGCGTCGTCTGCGGAATCCGGCTCCAGAAGGGCGATCAGTACGTCATCAAGCAGAGCCAGCTGTTCTGCCGGCCGGACTACGAGAAGGAGGTGGAAATGTTCCAGGGGTACAATTACG ATGATTACTGTTGTGATGATATATTCCAAACGCGGATCGACGGCCGACGGGGACCAAAACGGCCGCGAACCATCCTCACAACGCAGCAGCGCCGGGCCTTCAAGGCATCGTTCGAGGTGTCACCCAAGCCGTGCCGGAAGATACGCGAGGGCCTGGCCAAGGACACCGGGCTGAGCATTCGGATAGTACAG GTTTGGTTCCAAAATCAGCGTGCCAAGATGAAAAAGATCCAGAAAAAGCAGCTGAAGGAGGGCAACAAGGGCAAccacaacagcaacagcagcagcaaaggCAACGAGTCCCAGGACGAACTTTCCGAAAACGAAACCAAACTTTCGGTAAAGATTAAGGACGAAAACTCAAGTGAGTAA